GAGAGTTTGATGGTGTTTTGATGGAGGTTTCGAACAAcgatttgtatattttgaacttTGATTTTCGCTCGAAAATGGGACGGTTTCCTTGTTTTCAAAGCGCTttgagaagtggaagaagtggaagaagtggtTTCCTTGTTATTTCTCTTCATGCGCATGAGTTCTATTTGGGCTGGGCCAACTTGTAAGCTTGTAAACTTGTATGTGAAGCCCAAcccatattttatatataaatatataattttattgtattcaTTTAAATCAATTTCGATtgaatctttaaatttttaaacatcTAATTTTGTCATTTAATCGTGAATTCAGTTTTTAAAAACTTAGATGGAAGTTAGCCGAAATAAGTTAATTAGATCAACtcaccaaaattaaatttagcttattaataattgaatttaattgtaaaaatattatattggcTCATTTTTTTTGGATATAAAAAGCACATATATTGTACATTATTGTGAAGAATATAGGTGTTAGACATGGATGTACGAcaactttttctaaaataaagaataaagaaatCGGATCATTCaatttctttataaaaaaatgaaggcTATTAATCGGACAATCCAATTAATGTGTgagagaaaattttaattttggtgaaagtaatgaaaaatttggataCACAAGTCGGATGGTTCGATTTGTGTattccaaattttttaattttttaaacacaaatcgaAAGATTTAATTTATCCGATTTGTATACCAAAAATCAGACAGTCTAATTTTTACTTCTAACATCATAATTATGTAAACTGTAAAACACCTGTACACTCTGCGTCTTATACCATTcctccttttatatctaaataAAAAGAAGTGTATTATGTCTATCCATTTTTGTGGaagttctttttattattttattgtaaaaaaaacaaaatttttactttttaagaattaatttgaatataaaaattaaaaaagtatgtGTTATGAGATATTTGGATGAAGTTATTTTGAGTGGGTATGGGGAAGTGTAAGAGGAAATGAAGTATGAGTATGAGAAGTTGGATGATGAGGCGCAAGGGAATGGCGATACTTGTGCCACCCAACCCTATTCCTTCCATAATCACTTCCTTCCCTCGCTCTTTCACCACCCTAACTACGCCGTTTCTCACTACTTCCCGCCGCCTAACCCTTTCAGCtccatcttcttcctcttcttctcatTACCACTTCTCTGATTTTGGTCATTACTTACTCAACGctctctatttttaaaaatattttacttcccttttaattttgtcaatattttttagatgcaggaGAAGGCGACTGCGTTGCAAATGCAATTCCATGGAATGGTTCTAAGGTGCTTCTTAAAGGGATGACTTATACTCAACTCCAAGTATGTTTCCTTGTTTTAATTTCGCTTTCGTTTATCATTGTTTTCGATATGAATTGTTTTCATTTACTTAAACtatgtacttttttttctttttttataaataacatgTCAATAAGATGATTTTCAAATAACATGTTATTGTTAGTAAGACATGCCAGTTCTTAAGCTTGCTTCAGGTTTTATGGAATATGGATAGAACACAGTCAAAGTTTTAGTTTCGGTATCTTATGTTGTTCTATGAATAAACTACTATTTATGACCACCAAAGATTTATGCACAGCCAATTCTAACCATGAAAGAGATAAACTAGCTCAATATCCATTGAAGATTGGGGTAGTTGACAAAGCTATCCAAAACGGTTGACAAAACTACCCAATCTTTGATGATAATGGGTTAGTTTATATCTTTCACGGGTAGAATTGTTTTATTCTTGAATTTCTGTTGAACATGTCATGAGTAGGCAAAGAGAGATATATTGTGAAAAATGGGTATTTGATTTCTCAATTTTTGTTGTTACTGCACAGAAATGGGTTCAATCTCATGGATACAGACCCGGGCAGGCAATGATGTTATGGAAGCGTATGTATGGAAACGATATTTGGGCTTTTCATACTGATGAACTGGAAGGTTCTTAATTCACCATCTTCTCCTTCATGTATTTAAGCGAGTTCAAATCATTTGTTTTATGAAAATTTGTACTGTTCAATAAGTTAATCATGCTAATGTCCATCTTTTTCAGATCCTCCAACTGAATGAGTTAAAACTCATGATTTTCTATCAACTTTCGCTTAGATATTCTGATTCTAGTTTACTAATAAATGTAATTTACATACGAATGTTATAAACATGTAGGTTTGAACAAAGATTTCAAGAAGATGCTGAGTGAAAAAGCTGAGTTCAGGGCACTCTCTTTGAAAGAAATTCGCACAGCGGCTGATGGAACTAGGAAGGTTGAAATGATCTTTCCCACTGTgtttgccttctatttttcttacaGCATAAGTTCATCTGTTAAtccatgttgcaatccatttttcccactcttttgtgaTGCATTTTTGGAGAGTCTTCGTGTTGACTGTTAATCTCACAGGATATTGCAGATTTTGTTCGCATTGGATGATGGGATGGTTGTAGAAACAGTTGTCATACCTTGCGATAGAGGCAGGACCACTGTGTGTGTTTCAAGTCAAGTTGGTTGTGCCATGAATTGCCAATTTTGCTATACTGGAAGGTAACTTCTTTTTCTGTTGTGATCAATTTACTGGCTACATTCTGATAGGAATCAAACATCTGATCAGTTAGGAGTTAGCTGGTATATGAGTAGTTAGGATTTTAGAGAGGATAGTGGTCTCTAGAATGGACCTTAACACTTGTAACCATTTATAATAAGTAGCAACGACGCATAATTTCTCTATTGTTTTACTGTTCTTTCCTTCACTCACTTGTTCACTGGTCCAGTTTTATCACATTTGAATCTTGGTTCTTGTTCTATTTTGCCTGCAAGTTTGAAACACGCCTAAATATTTTGTAGAATGGGTCTCAGGAGACACCTTACTGCTGCAGAAATAGTAGAACAGGCAGTTTTTGCCCGCCGAATGCTTACCAGTGAAGTTGGTTCCATCACTAATGTTGTCTTTATGGTAGGTCTATAATTTTGTTGACAGTTGTAAAGCTTACCTCATGTCAACAGTCTGCATAGATCAGAATTTGTACTGTATTCTTACATTCTAGATAATAGACTGCTACTTCTGTTCACGTCATACATTAACATGTCAATGTGGTGATagaaaaatatctctaaaataTGAGGGGAAAGATATTCTATCTTTTATTTTCGTTACTCCTGTCtcctaaaatataaaattatccaTGAGTCCCTATTTAAACTTTTGATcttatgttattgttgattgCATGCTAATACCAGCTATATATTTCTTTTAGGGAATGGGAGAACCACTACATAACATTGATAATGTCATTAAAGCTGCAGATATTATGGTGGATGAGCAAGGGCTTCAATTCAGTCCCCGCAAGGTCACTATTTCTACCAGTGGGCTTGTTCCACAGCTCAGACGTTTCCTTCATGAATCCAAGTGTGCTTTAGCTGTTAGTTTGAATGCCACCACTGATGaggtaaatttattattaatcacatgaaaaaaaaaaagttgatgaCAGGGAGGGAGGGTTGATCAAACTTGAATATAATATTTCAGGTAAGAAATTGGATCATGCCTATAAATCGGAAGTATAAGTTGGACTTGCTTCTGGGTACTCTTCGGGAGGAGCTTTGCTCGAAACGCAACTATAAAGTTCTTTTTGAGTATGTAATGCTTGAAGGAATTAATGACAGGTTAGTTTGCTTTTGCCCCCTAGTGTTCATTGTCATGTTGCCAGACAAACTATTTTTCAGACTTTAAGTTCAGAATCATTTGTTTGGTCCACACACAACCATGTCATAAATTCCTTTTTAGGATTAAAATCCATAAGATTTTGAATTGGAATGGAGCAAAGAATTCCAAATTGCATGATGATCTACTATTATATTGGCAGTTCCTTGTAGCTTAATGTTTAAGTAGGATTTTTCatgatatttaataaaattttgtagcGCCTTTTTTCCTTCTATCTGTTCTATGACTAGTGGCTGTTAAAGTTTAAACGTTAAAATCTTCATCTACATAACTATATTCTTCCAGCCAGTGGAATATGGGTCGTTTGTTGTGGATGAAATCTTTGtgacttttctttttcccttgctCGGTAGTTTTTTCCCCCTTAACTTGTAATCTTTTATGCAGTGATGACGATGCAAAGAGGCTAATTGAGCTTGTGAAGGGAATTCCATGCAAGATCAATCTCATCTCATTCAACCCGCATAGTGGATCATTCTTCAGACCAACTAAAGAGGAGAGGATGATTGAGTTCCGGAACACATTGGCCAGTGGAGGGTGCACAGTCTTCTTGCGGCTCAGTCGAGGCGACGATCAGATGGCTGCCTGTGGTCAGTTAGGCAAGCCCGGCACCATTCAGGCACCGTTGCTCCGCGTACCACAGCAGTTCCAAATGGCCATTGGAAATTCAGCTTGATTCTTTACATATAGGTGTGGCTACAAATTTGTCCAACAGTTATTAGATGAATCCCATATGGACTTGACATTGAGAAAGCAAAATTTGTTTAGAACTAGCTAGTCGgattgttatatttatctatttccaTATTGGAAATCCCTACTGTTCACAATAATTTGATATATGATATATGATATCTTTGGTCAACTCTGGTGTTGTATCACGTTTTGTTTGCTTGCATTTTCAgattatttgattaataaagGGAAAACTTGTGGTGACTCTTGCATATGTTACATTTTTTGGCACGACTCTGGCTAGTATTTCCATCTGTAAACTGTGATCTGTTGCTGGTTGTGAGCCAGCcatactttctctctctctctcaaattcAATGTCATGTTACTCAATTATAGAACTCTTGACTTGAAGAAAATGAGAAACAACATTAGCTTTTTCAGTGGCTTAATATCCGATAATTACTTGGCTTTGCGTTACAGCTTGTCAGGTACAGTAATGTATGTATGAAATATAtactaagaaatttttttactaaatttcaTGATTGTTTTCCTCGGTAAATATACctaaatttagaataaaataattataattatgacCGTAtaggaaaataatttttgttattgtttgataaatttaataatgtttataataataataataataataataataataataataataataatagttcatTAGCACCTGCATTTCTTGTTGGTTAAGTTTATCCTAAAGAAGTGAGAATGGAATATTCTTTTGTTCTTCCCGGGTACAGGTGTCCAAATTTAGAGGAGGGGCTTTCAAGTTTTCTTTTAGATAGTGTAACGTGTTTGCCTAGGGAACTTACTAGGTCCTTTTCACCGTCAACAAGCAATCATTTTCTCCTctcttacattttttttattaataaataatcatTACATGGGAACTTAAAAAACGTTTGGGGTCTGTATACTAAACCAAGTAATATTAATGGTGCGATTGTTCGTAAAACTGAGTAGTTAATATTCCTTAAATTACTACATGCAAGTTGCAACTTGCAACCATCATCATGGGCTGCTTGATATATTCCAAGTATCTGCATGACCCCTAAGACTCGAGTAAAATACAAAGGTAGGAAtttaattgcaaaattattTACTAAGATACCtttagttaataataattttataatgtaaATATTTCATTGTTAATTGTGTTCCACATTCTGTGCAGGATATTAAACTATTCTTTTACCTTAGCTCATAATAACAATAAAGAAATTTTGTGACCCACAAATTCAGCCCAACAGGATACataaatttaattctaattttagtcattattatcttattttatctttatgttatcttcttatcttatctttacttTTACTTTCATAGGTAATgcactatatatatttagttttatcttcataattttcaattcaatcaatcaacaattaataaaaaggaaaagtgCAAAATCATGTAAagaattttattactttaattgaaACACAATTCAACTCTAAAGTCAAAACTATCCGTTCAGATAATGGAccagaatttattttatatgatttttatgcTTCCAAGGGCATTATTCATCAATGTAGTTGTGTTGAAACCCCTCAACAAAATGGACGGGTAGAACTCAAGCAtcaacatattttaaatataactcGTGCTCTtatgtttcaatctaatttacCATTATCTTTTTGGTTTTATGCTGTTAAACATGCTGTTTATTTGCTTAATAGAGTTCTATCCTCTGCAATTAATTTTCAAACACCATTTGAGATTCTATTTAATCATCCACCAAATTATCATGACCTTAAAGTTTTtggttgtttatgttttgtgtcaaCCCTAATGACAAATAGATCAAAATTTGATCTAAGAGCCAAAAGGggtgtttttattagttttcaaaatggTTTTAAAAGATATATCATTTATCTTTTGGATGACAAAAGAATTGAAATTTCTCGAAATGTTGTATTTGATGAATTAGTCTTTCCTTTGGTCCATACAAATGACCCAATCTCTCCCTCCAACCCAACAACAAATTCTGACCCAAATAATTTTTCTATCAACACACATAAATCAAAAATACCAACCCTTCCAATTGAACCCTCACCCATACCCATTGACCCAACTCCATCTAATTCTTTATTCTCTCCAACAACCTCTCCTTCTTCCTCACTATCGTGTCCTGACCAACTTGAATCCATGACAACCGAATCTCTTTTGAGGCCCACACCCTCCTCTTCTTCTGCACTAGACACTAGTCCACCATCACCTCCTCATCCCCCGTCACCTTCCTCACCACCTGAGCAACCCCATCCTCGTCATTCTGATCGACATCACCGACCTCCAGCATATCTCTCTGATTACTTGTGCAATTCGTCTCTCACCTCTACCAATCAATCTCCCTCAAAGTGCAGGTATCCTTTATCTTCAGTCatgtctttttcttctctttcatcttcACATAAAAGGTTTTTATTATCTCTACATTCTGACGTTGAGTTAAAGTTCTTTAAAGATGTCAATCAACATCCCAATTAGCGTAGTGCTATGAAAGATGAGCTGGATGCTCTTGAGTTGAACAAAACTTGGCGTCTTGTTGATTGTCTTGTAGATGTTAAGCCAGTTGGCTGTAAATGGGTCTATCGCATCAAACGCAAGCCTGATGGTTTAGTTGATCGATATAAGGCTCGTCTTGTGGCTAAAGGATTCACCCAGACTGAAGGTGTTGATTTTTTGGAAACCTTCTCTCCTGTTGTCAAGCCTACCACCATCAGATTAGTTTTGGCATTGGCCTCTATGAAGCATTGGCCCATACATCAGTTAGATGTCAATAATGCTTTCTTACATGGGAATCTTTCTGAAGATGTTTACATGACTTTGCCACCTGGGTTCACATCTCCTCACCCAAATCAATGCTGCAAGTTACTAAAGTCATTATATGGTCTACGACAATCTAGTCGTATGTGGTATGACAAACTTTCTCATCTTTTGCTATCCCATGGATATCAGCAGACTTTATCTGATTAtagtttatttgttaaatttactGGTGCTCAAATTTCTATACTTCTcgtttatgttgatgacatcGTTCTCACCGGCAATTCTATTTCTGAACTTGCTTCCATTAAGTCTATTTTGCACCAATACTTCCGAATTAAAGATTTGGgccctttaaaatattttttgggtatTGAAGTAGCTCAATCAGCAAAGGGAATTTGCTTATCTCAGAGAAAATATTGTCTTGATCTTTTGGAAGATTCTGGTTTATTAGGTGCTAAACCTGCCTCTGTTCCAATGGATAATTCCACAAGATTATATCAAGACAAAAATCCCTTGCTATCTGACCCTTCTGTGTATCGCCGTTTGGTTGGACGTCTTCTCTACCTTACCACTACTCAACCAGACATCATGTATGTCACTCAACAATTAAGTCAATTTATGGCAACTCCTACTGAATCTCATCTTCAAGCTTACGATATCTGAAAACTAGCCTCGGCAAaggaattttttttcaagagaaTCAGAAATTCAGCTTCTCGGCTTCAGTGACTCTGATTGGGCAGGATGTCCTTGACACTCGGCGATCCTTAACAGACTATTGTTTCTTCTTAGGCAATTCTTTAGTCTCTTGGAAGACCAAGAAACAAACCACCGTTGCCCGCTCATCCACTGAAGCAGAATATCGTGCACTTGCCAACACAACTTGTGAATTTCAATGGTTACTAAATCTGTCCTATCTGCCCAACAGTTTTATATTGTGATAATCAAAGTGCTCTTCATATTGCTGCTAATCCAGTTTTTCATGAACGGACAAACATTTAGAGGTCGATTGTCACTTGGTTCGACAAAAAGCTCAAGCTGGAGTGATGAAACTTCTCCCCATACCTTCTTCTGGGCAATTAGCTACATCTTCACAAAGCCTTTGTCTCCTCAACCCTTCCATCTTAATCTCAATAAGCTTGGAGTTCTCGATATCTTTCGTCCTCCAACTTGCGGGGGCATATTAAACTACTCTTCTACCTTAGCTtataacaacaataaagaagtctCGTGACCCACAAATTCAGCTAACAGGATACATAAatttagttctaattttaatcattattatcttatcttatctttatgttatcttcttatcttatctttacttTTACTTTCATAGACAATgcattatatatatttagttttacctttataatttttaattcactcagtcaacaatcaataaaaatttttttctttgccttttctaTTCCTTCATAATTTTGTTACAGGATAAGAAAAGAATAATCAATATGTATTgcattaaaacatgaaaataacaaataacTAACGGTATTTTACAACACTATTATTAAATAATCAATTTCAACTTAAGTTTAATAGTTGTCATGGGTTAATAATGCTATTTAACCAAATGTTTATGCTTTATGACTTTAGAGACAACTACATAGTTAATTGACCTTCTTTTGTATTTTCCAACAcataattaacttttttttactacatacacataattttttttttaattttagtaaagaCTCGCATtcgattttattaattatttttaagtaatAATTTCGTATAAAAATAAGCGCCTGTAACTTTTTAGCTTGAATTTTTAGCGAACCAAGGGAAAGGAAATTGATATTTTGCTCGGGGAGTTGTGGTGCACGCGCTTCAACTTGGCGGGGTTTTCACCTGATGTTGATGAACATAAAACATTGAACAATACGTAACCAGAACCCGCACTCTTTCTCTGGTTCTCCATTTCTCCCACGATTCattctcttctctgcttcacTCGTTGTTGTTGCTCAGCAATCAGCATTCAATGGCTGCTCCTGCAAACGACGTCGTCGCTGTTGAAAGGACATTGCTCAAGCACGTTCGCGACAACGTCCATGGCAATATTTTCCTTGAGCCGGTATGCAACAGcttttttttatactatttaGGGAAAAAAAATGGAACATAACTCTCATTCAAAATTTTCTCTAAATTCATTTTGCTTCGCTTGTTGCTATTTTTTTCCTCTTCGTGTTTCTGGTCACTTTTGCTTACTTATAACATTAGGTGTAGATTCTGTGGCTGTAAACTGAATAGTTTTATGTATGAATGAGATTTTTCTGTGATGGAGTATAATCCTCTAACTAAGAGAAGATTCGAAAATCCTCAGGAGTATGCGTATAGTTGTGAATTTAGGATCAACAACAATATAACATCGGTTGAAATAAGATTAAACTTAATCGAAAGTGAAAGAGAATAATAAATGAAGATTTTCACTATGAGAAAGTTGTAATAATAGTAAATTCAGAAACTGGATggagtatttttattttagcctTTTCTGGTGGTACATTTTTTCATCATTTATTGTTTCCGTTGATTTTGGTTGAACCTGAAATTCTCGTTGTTTATTGCAGATTTTCTTGAAATTTGTTGACACCGAACAATTTCAGAGGCAAGTGCGCATAGTCAAACTATATACTACTACTA
The genomic region above belongs to Arachis duranensis cultivar V14167 chromosome 3, aradu.V14167.gnm2.J7QH, whole genome shotgun sequence and contains:
- the LOC107481319 gene encoding uncharacterized protein LOC107481319 isoform X1, coding for MSMRSWMMRRKGMAILVPPNPIPSIITSFPRSFTTLTTPFLTTSRRLTLSAPSSSSSSHYHFSDFDAGEGDCVANAIPWNGSKVLLKGMTYTQLQKWVQSHGYRPGQAMMLWKRMYGNDIWAFHTDELEGLNKDFKKMLSEKAEFRALSLKEIRTAADGTRKILFALDDGMVVETVVIPCDRGRTTVCVSSQVGCAMNCQFCYTGRMGLRRHLTAAEIVEQAVFARRMLTSEVGSITNVVFMGMGEPLHNIDNVIKAADIMVDEQGLQFSPRKVTISTSGLVPQLRRFLHESKCALAVSLNATTDEVRNWIMPINRKYKLDLLLGTLREELCSKRNYKVLFEYVMLEGINDSDDDAKRLIELVKGIPCKINLISFNPHSGSFFRPTKEERMIEFRNTLASGGCTVFLRLSRGDDQMAACGQLGKPGTIQAPLLRVPQQFQMAIGNSA
- the LOC107481319 gene encoding uncharacterized protein LOC107481319 isoform X2; this translates as MSMRSWMMRRKGMAILVPPNPIPSIITSFPRSFTTLTTPFLTTSRRLTLSAPSSSSSSHYHFSDFGEGDCVANAIPWNGSKVLLKGMTYTQLQKWVQSHGYRPGQAMMLWKRMYGNDIWAFHTDELEGLNKDFKKMLSEKAEFRALSLKEIRTAADGTRKILFALDDGMVVETVVIPCDRGRTTVCVSSQVGCAMNCQFCYTGRMGLRRHLTAAEIVEQAVFARRMLTSEVGSITNVVFMGMGEPLHNIDNVIKAADIMVDEQGLQFSPRKVTISTSGLVPQLRRFLHESKCALAVSLNATTDEVRNWIMPINRKYKLDLLLGTLREELCSKRNYKVLFEYVMLEGINDSDDDAKRLIELVKGIPCKINLISFNPHSGSFFRPTKEERMIEFRNTLASGGCTVFLRLSRGDDQMAACGQLGKPGTIQAPLLRVPQQFQMAIGNSA